A stretch of the Malus domestica chromosome 08, GDT2T_hap1 genome encodes the following:
- the LOC103441023 gene encoding basic leucine zipper 4, with the protein MGRFECPVQETVLTTAEIQELLSLLQAGNSASPSSEGSNREVDTVDERKRRRMTSNRESARRSRWRKKRHLEDLTSEVDRLKIENQELKNRLGLVAQKCHVLWRENDRMTSESLALRARLSDLYRILIAMQTQYSQ; encoded by the coding sequence ATGGGCCGCTTCGAGTGTCCGGTTCAAGAAACCGTGCTCACAACAGCCGAGATTCAGGAGCTACTGTCCTTGCTTCAAGCAGGGAACTCGGCCTCCCCAAGCTCAGAGGGGTCGAACCGGGAGGTCGATACAGTTGACGAGAGAAAGCGTAGGCGGATGACGTCAAACCGCGAGTCAGCCCGGCGGTCCAGGTGGAGAAAGAAGAGGCATTTAGAGGACCTGACGAGCGAGGTGGACCGGTTGAAAATAGAGAACCAGGAGCTGAAGAACCGTTTGGGGCTGGTTGCTCAAAAGTGTCACGTATTATGGAGAGAAAATGACCGGATGACATCCGAGTCCTTAGCACTACGTGCAAGACTTTCGGATTTATACCGGATTTTGATTGCCATGCAGACGCAGTACTCACAATAA
- the LOC103443101 gene encoding uncharacterized protein isoform X1: MLPIEMLGHGEDTPSRFELLSMVKKHSSLLGKTVIVADEDDTSDVELDHRFWHDVLDFYFVRGKDSRGRQDDDLVFFVRKLISYGYGFSDGKEGVSPYFVRRWAPKLDDLIGESNVDVDWRRTFYLNLIAHTSFTVTVAICSHQDLRNHQAQQGIPLSPIYKVVKTVYASPSRVNFQLDSKKEVETTPAYPDICFAIDDFDYTFDAVVLTETDHCYCVILNAHDGAAFPREKESNDCSPSDSSSLTVETNSAKMKNTKLTLFSGFVSYQMVRDAYDAGKSRFGNLLGHSPGKTDKLYMKGPGGRGEVEVAVSRVADQSQQDPGPFSPVISKRGFGIGSIVRKAASVASVAAKNAYAAASSTHSFDDETVPLKCCLMSISLPWEQIAYDLLFKGTPPVTL, translated from the exons ATGCTTCCAATCGAAATGCTCGGACATGGAGAAGACACCCCCTCCAG ATTCGAATTGCTGAGTATGGTGAAGAAGCACTCGAGCTTATTGGGGAAAACAGTGATCGTCGCGGACGAGGACGACACTTCCGATGTCGAATTGGACCACAGATTCTGGCACGACGTGTTGGATTTTTACTTCGTTCGCGGTAAAGATTCCAGAGGACGCCAGGACGATGATCTCGTCTTCTTCGTCAGAAAATTG ATCTCTTATGGGTATGGATTCAGTGACGGCAAGGAAGGTGTTTCTCCGTACTTTGTACGCAGGTGGGCACCTAAG TTGGATGACTTGATCGGGGAAAGTAATGTGGATGTGGATTGGAGGCGTACGTTTTACTTGAACTTGATTGCTCACACTTCTTTTACTGTAACAGTGGCTATTTGCAG TCATCAGGACCTCCGGAATCATCAAGCACAGCAAGGTATACCATTATCTCCAATATATAAG GTTGTAAAGACTGTTTATGCTTCTCCGAGCCGTGTCAATTTTCAGTTGGACTCAAAAAAG GAAGTGGAGACAACACCTGCTTATCCAGATATTTGTTTTGCAATCGATGACTTCGACTACACTTTTGATGCTGTG GTCTTGACTGAAACAGACCATTGCTACTGCGTGATTCTCAATGCACACGATGGGGCAGCATTTCCGAGGGAAAAGGAGTCTAATGATTGCAGTCCTAGTGATAGTTCCTCTCTGACGGTTGAGACTAACTCCGCAAAGATGAAAAATACTAAG CTGACTCTTTTTTCAGGATTCGTCAGCTATCAAATGGTTCGAGACGCATATGATG CTGGCAAGTCTCGATTTGGGAACCTTCTTGGTCATTCCCCTGGCAAAACAGACAAACTTTACATGAAAGGTCCCGGAGGACGTGGGGAAGTTGAAGTAGCGGTTTCTAGGGTTGCAG ATCAAAGCCAACAAGATCCGGGTCCTTTTTCACCAGTTATATCCAAAAGAGGATTTGGAATTGGCTCCATTGTTCGTAAAGCAGCTTCTGTTGCATCTGTGGCTGCAAAGAATGCCTATGCAGCTGCTTCTTCTACCCATAGTTTTGATGACGAGACGGTACCTCTCAAATGCTGCTTAATGTCCATTTCATTACCCTGGGAACAGATTGCATATGATCTTCTCTTTAAG GGTACTCCTCCAGTGACGTTGTAA
- the LOC103443101 gene encoding uncharacterized protein isoform X2: protein MLPIEMLGHGEDTPSRFELLSMVKKHSSLLGKTVIVADEDDTSDVELDHRFWHDVLDFYFVRGKDSRGRQDDDLVFFVRKLISYGYGFSDGKEGVSPYFVRRWAPKLDDLIGESNVDVDWRRTFYLNLIAHTSFTVTVAICSHQDLRNHQAQQGIPLSPIYKVVKTVYASPSRVNFQLDSKKVLTETDHCYCVILNAHDGAAFPREKESNDCSPSDSSSLTVETNSAKMKNTKLTLFSGFVSYQMVRDAYDAGKSRFGNLLGHSPGKTDKLYMKGPGGRGEVEVAVSRVADQSQQDPGPFSPVISKRGFGIGSIVRKAASVASVAAKNAYAAASSTHSFDDETVPLKCCLMSISLPWEQIAYDLLFKGTPPVTL from the exons ATGCTTCCAATCGAAATGCTCGGACATGGAGAAGACACCCCCTCCAG ATTCGAATTGCTGAGTATGGTGAAGAAGCACTCGAGCTTATTGGGGAAAACAGTGATCGTCGCGGACGAGGACGACACTTCCGATGTCGAATTGGACCACAGATTCTGGCACGACGTGTTGGATTTTTACTTCGTTCGCGGTAAAGATTCCAGAGGACGCCAGGACGATGATCTCGTCTTCTTCGTCAGAAAATTG ATCTCTTATGGGTATGGATTCAGTGACGGCAAGGAAGGTGTTTCTCCGTACTTTGTACGCAGGTGGGCACCTAAG TTGGATGACTTGATCGGGGAAAGTAATGTGGATGTGGATTGGAGGCGTACGTTTTACTTGAACTTGATTGCTCACACTTCTTTTACTGTAACAGTGGCTATTTGCAG TCATCAGGACCTCCGGAATCATCAAGCACAGCAAGGTATACCATTATCTCCAATATATAAG GTTGTAAAGACTGTTTATGCTTCTCCGAGCCGTGTCAATTTTCAGTTGGACTCAAAAAAG GTCTTGACTGAAACAGACCATTGCTACTGCGTGATTCTCAATGCACACGATGGGGCAGCATTTCCGAGGGAAAAGGAGTCTAATGATTGCAGTCCTAGTGATAGTTCCTCTCTGACGGTTGAGACTAACTCCGCAAAGATGAAAAATACTAAG CTGACTCTTTTTTCAGGATTCGTCAGCTATCAAATGGTTCGAGACGCATATGATG CTGGCAAGTCTCGATTTGGGAACCTTCTTGGTCATTCCCCTGGCAAAACAGACAAACTTTACATGAAAGGTCCCGGAGGACGTGGGGAAGTTGAAGTAGCGGTTTCTAGGGTTGCAG ATCAAAGCCAACAAGATCCGGGTCCTTTTTCACCAGTTATATCCAAAAGAGGATTTGGAATTGGCTCCATTGTTCGTAAAGCAGCTTCTGTTGCATCTGTGGCTGCAAAGAATGCCTATGCAGCTGCTTCTTCTACCCATAGTTTTGATGACGAGACGGTACCTCTCAAATGCTGCTTAATGTCCATTTCATTACCCTGGGAACAGATTGCATATGATCTTCTCTTTAAG GGTACTCCTCCAGTGACGTTGTAA